In one Staphylococcus lutrae genomic region, the following are encoded:
- a CDS encoding YpiB family protein has protein sequence MIRTPLNTDKRHLIEYLLSRYQFKSRISVWLLNFIKSDETLLRHLRFVDQVITGCPTLEIAVIESPSTAIHYHNESCSIINSNEIFHHVIHHSYPLDIKIHFNPTQQRDHRMDQFLLHQLLSFQSESHDLKISDAFTFSKRTELQLIRMIESQIDLSLNLKDVHAFQHFSNLLNFIKFRQ, from the coding sequence ATGATACGGACACCATTAAACACTGATAAACGTCACTTAATTGAATATTTGTTATCACGATACCAATTTAAATCTCGTATTAGTGTGTGGTTGCTTAATTTCATTAAATCAGATGAGACTTTACTGCGACATTTGCGTTTTGTCGATCAAGTCATCACTGGATGTCCAACGTTAGAAATCGCTGTGATTGAATCACCATCCACAGCGATTCATTATCACAATGAATCATGTTCGATCATCAACTCAAACGAAATTTTTCATCACGTCATTCACCACTCATATCCGCTAGACATTAAAATTCACTTCAACCCAACACAACAGCGTGATCATAGAATGGATCAGTTTCTTTTGCATCAACTTCTGTCATTTCAAAGTGAATCACACGACTTAAAAATTTCGGATGCATTCACTTTTTCGAAGCGAACTGAATTGCAGCTGATACGCATGATAGAATCGCAAATTGATTTGAGTTTAAATTTAAAAGATGTACATGCTTTCCAACATTTTAGTAACCTCTT